The Aequorivita sublithincola DSM 14238 genome window below encodes:
- a CDS encoding M13 family metallopeptidase: MKTNFLKPVLAFAVVAVAATACKEKTDVAVADNEPHGIILANMDTTVNPKVDFYNYVNGNWMKNNEIPDDQTSWGGFTILRKKTDADVLNILDKAKKSGKYAADTDQAKALMIFESKLDTVARDKAGIAPLQPTLDKIAAINSMEDFRKVITEDAVAVSQPFFGVAAFSNPSNSAMNSAYITPGGLGLPDRDFYTNIDPASVKIREQYVAHITRMLQFLGDTEESAHKQAETILAFETKLATPRLDKVASRDFRNFNNPRSIAELDKMVPQIKWEQAFKDMGVSKKMDTVIVMQPKYMETLNQMFAKPDLDTWKTVMRWSTLNSATGMLTTEIEQANFDFYSTTLNGTKKQRPANERALATVNGSVGEALGKLYVDEMFPPEAKTKAEAMIANVIAAYKDRINALTWMSDSTKVKAIEKLDKFTVKIGYPDKWKDYSAMEVKEGNTFYDNMVAVDTWNFKDNLSKIDEPVDRTEWGMSPQTVNAYFNPFNNEIVFPAAILQPPFYDYKADEAVNYGGMGAVIGHEISHAFDDSGARFDASGNLVNWWTDKDLINFTERGDKLAEQYSNVEVLDSVHINGKFTLGENIGDLGGVLAAYDGLQRFYKENERPDNIDGFTPEQRFFMSWATVWRTKSRDEAIKNQVKTDPHSPGKVRATQPLVNVDAFYEAFDIKEGDPMYVAPENRVRIW; this comes from the coding sequence ATGAAAACTAATTTTTTAAAACCTGTTTTGGCTTTTGCAGTAGTTGCAGTAGCTGCAACCGCTTGTAAAGAAAAAACGGATGTGGCTGTTGCAGACAACGAACCACACGGTATTATCCTTGCAAACATGGACACCACCGTTAACCCGAAAGTAGATTTTTACAACTACGTAAACGGAAACTGGATGAAAAACAACGAAATTCCAGACGATCAAACCAGCTGGGGTGGCTTTACAATCCTTCGTAAAAAGACGGATGCAGACGTTCTAAATATTTTGGACAAAGCCAAAAAAAGTGGAAAATACGCAGCTGATACTGACCAAGCAAAAGCATTGATGATTTTTGAATCTAAGCTAGACACCGTTGCAAGAGATAAAGCCGGCATCGCTCCTTTACAACCTACGCTAGATAAAATTGCAGCTATAAACAGTATGGAAGATTTTCGAAAAGTAATTACTGAAGATGCCGTTGCCGTTTCGCAACCTTTCTTTGGTGTTGCAGCTTTTTCAAACCCAAGCAATAGCGCGATGAATTCGGCTTACATTACGCCAGGAGGTTTAGGCCTTCCAGACCGTGATTTTTATACCAATATAGATCCTGCTTCCGTAAAAATCCGTGAGCAATATGTAGCTCATATCACTAGAATGCTACAGTTTTTAGGAGATACGGAAGAATCTGCACACAAACAAGCAGAAACCATTCTTGCTTTTGAAACTAAACTTGCTACTCCAAGACTGGACAAGGTTGCAAGTCGTGATTTTAGAAATTTCAACAATCCAAGAAGCATTGCAGAACTTGATAAAATGGTACCACAAATTAAGTGGGAACAGGCATTTAAAGACATGGGCGTTTCCAAGAAAATGGATACTGTTATCGTTATGCAACCAAAATATATGGAAACATTAAACCAAATGTTTGCTAAGCCAGATCTAGATACTTGGAAAACCGTGATGCGTTGGTCAACACTTAACAGTGCTACAGGTATGCTAACAACTGAAATTGAGCAAGCCAATTTTGATTTTTACTCCACAACTTTAAACGGAACCAAAAAACAAAGACCAGCAAACGAGCGTGCTCTTGCAACCGTTAACGGAAGTGTAGGTGAAGCTCTAGGAAAACTTTATGTAGATGAAATGTTCCCGCCTGAAGCAAAAACAAAAGCAGAAGCTATGATTGCAAACGTAATCGCAGCCTACAAAGACCGTATAAATGCTTTAACTTGGATGAGCGACAGCACAAAAGTGAAAGCAATTGAAAAGTTGGACAAATTCACCGTAAAAATTGGTTATCCAGACAAATGGAAAGATTATTCCGCAATGGAAGTAAAAGAAGGAAACACCTTTTATGACAATATGGTAGCCGTGGACACTTGGAATTTTAAAGACAATTTGTCTAAAATTGATGAGCCAGTAGATCGTACCGAATGGGGAATGAGCCCACAAACAGTAAATGCCTATTTCAATCCTTTCAATAACGAAATCGTTTTTCCAGCTGCAATTCTTCAACCACCTTTCTATGATTATAAAGCAGATGAAGCCGTAAATTACGGTGGAATGGGCGCAGTAATCGGTCACGAAATTTCCCACGCTTTTGATGATAGCGGTGCGCGTTTTGATGCTAGTGGAAATTTAGTAAACTGGTGGACAGATAAAGACCTTATAAACTTTACAGAGCGCGGCGATAAACTTGCAGAGCAATACAGCAATGTAGAAGTTTTGGACAGCGTTCACATAAACGGAAAATTCACTTTGGGTGAAAATATTGGCGATCTTGGTGGTGTATTAGCTGCTTATGATGGTTTACAACGTTTTTACAAAGAAAACGAACGTCCTGATAACATTGACGGTTTCACACCAGAACAACGTTTCTTTATGAGTTGGGCAACCGTTTGGCGTACCAAGTCTCGTGATGAAGCTATTAAAAACCAAGTAAAAACAGATCCACACTCTCCAGGAAAGGTTCGTGCTACACAACCATTGGTAAATGTTGATGCTTTTTATGAAGCGTTTGATATTAAAGAAGGAGATCCAATGTACGTTGCCCCAGAAAATAGGGTTCGTATCTGGTAG
- a CDS encoding NAD-dependent epimerase/dehydratase family protein, translating to MKKRILIIGACGQIGTELTIYLRNKFGKHKVIASDIREGEKELMKSGPFEILDAMDYNAVEEIVIRHEITDVYLMAAMLSATAEKFPMKGWLLNMTSLFHVLNLARDKKIDKIFWPSSIAVFGPTTPKIDTPQRTVMEPSTVYGISKQTGERWCEYYYNRYGVDVRSIRYPGLISYKTLPGGGTTDYAVDIYHKALKHKKYICFLNAETTLPMMFMDDAIRATVSIMEADKENIKIRSSYNLSGMSFDPEEITESIQKHIPEFKISYEPDFRQAIADSWPQSIDDSEARKDWSWETKIALDEMTEIMLSNLKDKY from the coding sequence ATGAAGAAGCGAATTCTGATTATTGGTGCCTGCGGACAGATAGGTACTGAATTAACAATATATCTGCGTAATAAATTCGGCAAACACAAAGTAATAGCAAGCGACATTCGTGAAGGCGAAAAAGAACTTATGAAAAGCGGTCCGTTTGAAATTTTGGACGCCATGGATTACAATGCAGTTGAAGAAATTGTGATACGCCACGAAATAACAGACGTTTATTTAATGGCCGCGATGCTTTCAGCTACTGCCGAAAAATTCCCGATGAAAGGTTGGCTTCTTAATATGACTTCTCTTTTTCACGTTCTGAATTTGGCAAGAGACAAAAAAATTGACAAGATATTTTGGCCTTCAAGTATTGCGGTTTTTGGGCCAACTACACCAAAAATTGATACTCCACAACGTACCGTGATGGAACCAAGTACAGTTTATGGAATCAGCAAGCAAACAGGGGAACGATGGTGTGAGTATTATTATAATCGCTATGGAGTGGATGTTCGCAGCATCCGCTATCCTGGTTTAATAAGCTACAAAACCCTTCCTGGCGGCGGAACTACAGATTATGCCGTGGATATTTACCACAAAGCCTTAAAACACAAAAAATACATCTGTTTCTTAAATGCTGAAACTACCCTGCCAATGATGTTTATGGATGATGCAATTAGAGCAACTGTTAGTATCATGGAAGCTGATAAAGAAAACATTAAAATACGAAGTTCCTATAATCTTTCAGGAATGAGTTTTGATCCTGAGGAAATTACGGAAAGTATTCAGAAACATATTCCAGAATTTAAAATTAGTTACGAGCCAGATTTTAGGCAAGCTATTGCAGACAGTTGGCCGCAAAGTATTGATGATAGTGAAGCCAGAAAAGATTGGAGTTGGGAAACTAAAATTGCTTTAGACGAAATGACTGAGATTATGCTTTCTAATTTAAAGGATAAATACTAA